A section of the Paracoccaceae bacterium genome encodes:
- a CDS encoding alpha/beta fold hydrolase, whose protein sequence is MNSFQFHVPDAVLDRIRARVASYPWHEMPDDGGWDYGANLDYMRALCAYWVDGFDWRAAEARINSFAQFRAPVDGIDMHFIHEHGSGPNPMPLMISHGWPGSVAEFYDLIEPLAHPERFGGNIEDAFTVIAPSLPGFGFSGRPPRPYGPRKMAGVLNSLMTETLGYDSYLAQGGDWGGAICSWLGYDHAPACSAIHINVLTMRHPDGPQTPEESAWDAQFDQDQIMQNGYRTQQATRPQTLSYAMMDSPVGIAAWLVEKFHDWSDVPVGGIEQAHSKDELLTNIMIYITTGTFNSASWIYYGRREEGGRILSPEGRRVEVPTGCAVFPKEMLRWPPRSYAERIYNIQHWSEMPRGGHFAAMEEPQMLLDDIRTFARTLRR, encoded by the coding sequence GTGAATTCGTTCCAGTTCCACGTCCCTGACGCGGTATTGGATAGAATCCGCGCGCGCGTCGCCAGTTACCCTTGGCATGAGATGCCCGACGACGGTGGCTGGGACTATGGTGCAAACCTCGACTACATGCGCGCGCTTTGTGCCTATTGGGTCGATGGTTTTGACTGGCGTGCCGCCGAAGCGCGGATCAACAGCTTTGCGCAGTTCCGCGCGCCCGTGGATGGCATCGACATGCACTTCATCCACGAACACGGCAGCGGACCCAACCCGATGCCTTTGATGATCAGCCATGGCTGGCCCGGTTCGGTCGCGGAATTTTACGACCTGATCGAACCGCTTGCACACCCGGAACGGTTTGGTGGCAATATTGAGGACGCGTTCACCGTCATCGCACCTTCCCTGCCTGGCTTTGGCTTTTCCGGTCGGCCACCGCGCCCCTACGGACCGCGCAAAATGGCGGGTGTCTTGAACTCCTTGATGACCGAAACACTGGGCTATGACAGTTACCTCGCTCAGGGCGGCGATTGGGGCGGGGCGATTTGTTCGTGGCTGGGCTATGACCATGCGCCCGCCTGCTCTGCGATCCATATCAATGTGCTGACGATGCGTCATCCTGATGGCCCGCAAACCCCCGAGGAATCCGCGTGGGACGCCCAGTTTGATCAGGATCAGATCATGCAAAACGGCTATCGCACGCAACAGGCGACACGGCCCCAGACCCTAAGCTACGCGATGATGGACAGCCCCGTCGGCATCGCCGCTTGGCTGGTTGAGAAGTTCCACGACTGGTCAGACGTGCCTGTCGGCGGCATCGAGCAGGCGCACAGTAAGGACGAACTTCTTACCAACATCATGATCTATATCACCACCGGAACCTTCAATTCCGCTTCGTGGATCTATTACGGGCGGCGCGAAGAAGGCGGGCGCATTCTGTCGCCTGAAGGGCGCCGTGTTGAGGTTCCTACGGGTTGTGCCGTCTTTCCCAAAGAGATGTTGCGCTGGCCGCCCCGTTCCTATGCCGAGCGTATCTACAACATCCAGCATTGGAGCGAGATGCCGCGTGGTGGTCATTTCGCCGCGATGGAGGAACCCCAGATGCTGCTCGACGATATTCGCACATTCGCGCGCACGCTGCGCCGTTAA
- a CDS encoding aminotransferase class I/II-fold pyridoxal phosphate-dependent enzyme has product MTSTTPRFLKLPEASGLSLRDQICEVVSAAIMSESLAADRPLPSCRELAEQFGVSRNTVFAAYNRLVDLEYLVSRDRSGYFVNPQMAALQKAQSQDSAAKRASQPCPVSFPANDLMPVVNPLDWNAYPYPFIYNQIDPDLFPVDGWRECTRQALGRKTMPVWASDSVESDSPQLIQQLRQRLLNVRGIYAEEDEILITLGSQNALFILGSIFAHTGKPVALEDPGFFGARNAFRMAGSDLVGVPIDCNGIIPSEIPDAAQLVFTTPSHQFPTMVTMSEKRRKELLDAAIEKDFLIIEDDYEAEMNYVAKSSPSMYSMDESGRVIYVGSLSKTVSPGIRLGFIVAHRDIIKEARVARGVMMRHPPTIVQEIVALFFQLGHYDAHLGNIERRYKTRWHAMDTALTKHLGMLERTASEGGTSFWLTAPEGFDGAGLAVRLERKGVLIDRGRDYYVNYDNNRSFRLGFAYVPVSKLEDGVKIIAEEVKALLT; this is encoded by the coding sequence TTGACATCAACCACGCCAAGATTCCTGAAATTGCCTGAGGCGTCTGGTCTTAGCCTACGCGACCAAATCTGTGAGGTTGTGAGCGCGGCAATAATGTCAGAGTCCTTGGCCGCTGACCGGCCTTTGCCGTCCTGCCGCGAATTGGCCGAACAGTTTGGCGTGTCCAGAAACACCGTATTCGCCGCCTACAACCGGCTGGTCGATCTGGAATATCTGGTATCGCGCGACAGGTCCGGTTATTTCGTGAATCCGCAAATGGCGGCGCTGCAAAAGGCGCAAAGCCAGGACAGCGCGGCCAAAAGGGCATCGCAACCCTGCCCGGTCAGTTTTCCTGCGAACGACCTTATGCCAGTGGTTAATCCGCTGGACTGGAACGCCTATCCTTATCCGTTCATCTATAATCAGATCGATCCTGATCTCTTTCCCGTTGATGGCTGGCGCGAATGCACGCGGCAAGCATTGGGGCGCAAGACCATGCCCGTCTGGGCCAGCGATTCCGTCGAAAGCGACAGCCCGCAACTGATCCAGCAATTGCGCCAGAGATTGCTGAACGTCCGGGGAATTTACGCGGAAGAAGATGAAATCCTCATCACCCTCGGCTCGCAAAATGCGCTGTTCATTCTGGGGTCGATCTTTGCCCACACAGGCAAACCTGTTGCGCTTGAAGACCCCGGTTTTTTTGGGGCGCGCAATGCGTTTCGCATGGCTGGTAGCGATTTGGTGGGCGTGCCAATTGACTGCAACGGCATCATCCCGTCCGAGATTCCCGACGCCGCTCAATTGGTGTTCACGACGCCCAGCCATCAGTTCCCCACCATGGTCACGATGAGCGAGAAGCGGCGCAAAGAACTGCTTGATGCGGCCATCGAAAAGGACTTTCTGATCATCGAGGATGATTACGAGGCCGAGATGAATTATGTCGCCAAATCCTCGCCCTCTATGTACTCAATGGATGAATCCGGTCGCGTGATCTATGTCGGCAGCCTGTCGAAAACCGTGTCTCCGGGCATCCGGTTGGGCTTTATTGTTGCGCATCGCGACATCATCAAAGAAGCCCGCGTTGCGCGCGGCGTGATGATGCGCCATCCGCCGACAATTGTGCAGGAAATCGTCGCGCTGTTTTTTCAGCTGGGCCATTACGACGCCCATCTGGGCAATATTGAACGACGCTACAAAACCCGCTGGCACGCGATGGATACGGCCCTGACAAAGCATCTTGGCATGCTGGAACGCACCGCGTCCGAGGGGGGAACGTCCTTTTGGCTGACCGCGCCCGAAGGCTTTGACGGCGCCGGATTGGCGGTCCGATTGGAACGCAAAGGCGTGCTGATCGACCGCGGGCGCGACTATTACGTCAATTACGACAACAACCGCAGCTTCCGGCTTGGCTTTGCCTATGTTCCGGTCTCCAAACTTGAGGACGGGGTCAAAATTATCGCCGAAGAAGTGAAGGCCTTGCTTACGTGA
- a CDS encoding C4-dicarboxylate ABC transporter substrate-binding protein gives MRITSICKVLCLASATALMAQTAMAEKVLKLGTVGFLGMPIGDAIDQALIPTLEEVSGGKMTIEPHYRKSLCSEQSCGEQANQGLLALWTSSTANFGNFGTALAIFDLPYIFKSIEDADRISTEWLAKKQCDIAAEEAGHVCLTVYSSGGFRQLGNAHGPVHEPADMAGIKWRVTKSPIEYTLVKNWGAVPVPYDWSQLYQGLQTGVVSGQYVATPWQHVANLHEVAKYFTEIGGSWSGNQLSIDKRQYDALSDEEKEWLHTAAEAFGQKVQELDRAWVEAGEAEIKASINEWYVPTEEEMTKWRAGAIDAWLNAKGSFDPIVLKNSVLGPER, from the coding sequence ATGAGGATAACATCCATATGCAAAGTGCTGTGCCTGGCGTCGGCCACAGCGCTGATGGCGCAGACCGCTATGGCGGAAAAAGTATTGAAACTTGGGACAGTGGGCTTCCTTGGCATGCCGATTGGCGATGCGATTGATCAGGCGCTGATCCCGACGCTGGAGGAAGTCTCGGGCGGCAAGATGACGATCGAACCGCATTACCGCAAATCGCTCTGTTCCGAGCAATCCTGTGGCGAGCAGGCCAACCAAGGCTTGCTGGCGCTCTGGACCAGCTCGACCGCGAACTTTGGTAATTTCGGCACGGCTTTGGCAATTTTCGACCTGCCTTACATCTTCAAAAGCATCGAAGACGCGGATCGCATTTCTACCGAATGGCTGGCGAAAAAGCAGTGCGATATCGCAGCTGAAGAAGCAGGCCATGTTTGCCTGACGGTATATTCAAGCGGCGGGTTCCGCCAGCTTGGCAATGCGCATGGTCCGGTGCACGAGCCCGCTGATATGGCCGGCATCAAATGGCGCGTTACCAAAAGCCCGATTGAATACACGCTGGTAAAGAACTGGGGTGCGGTGCCTGTACCTTATGACTGGTCGCAGCTCTATCAGGGTCTGCAAACCGGCGTCGTCTCTGGCCAGTATGTTGCAACGCCGTGGCAGCATGTCGCCAATTTGCACGAAGTCGCCAAATATTTCACCGAGATCGGTGGATCATGGTCTGGCAACCAATTGTCCATCGACAAACGCCAGTATGATGCGCTGAGCGATGAGGAAAAAGAGTGGCTGCACACAGCTGCCGAAGCGTTCGGTCAGAAAGTACAAGAACTTGACCGCGCCTGGGTGGAAGCTGGTGAAGCTGAAATCAAAGCTTCGATCAATGAGTGGTACGTACCGACGGAAGAAGAAATGACCAAATGGCGCGCAGGTGCCATCGATGCCTGGCTGAACGCGAAGGGCAGCTTTGATCCGATTGTGTTGAAAAACTCCGTTTTAGGGCCTGAACGATGA
- a CDS encoding TRAP transporter large permease subunit, with product MESVMLLIILVVLIMMGAPVGFTMILIPVVYILITDAAPMILIPSQMFSAIDSVPLTAIPFFMLTGELMTSATITDRLVELSQRLIGRMRGSLAQANVLVSMFFAGMNGSVVADTATVGSLMIPSMKKAGYPPAFAAAITAVSSTIGGIIPPSIMMIVLANAGGISVGALFAGGIVPGLLIGLLLMVINYIIARKHNFERSEEPFSLKAIAIVGYKSSFALLIPIVLVGSVVFGIAGVVEAGALTATIALLVGLFVYRTINWDNCQSAFVRAFRNSAMVFIIIAASGPFSWLLTSLGAIGQLEDWLLSYTENPLVFALVLVLFICLLGMVMDSAANIIVVGPVLVDVMVKAGYADVQAALVVVVGFLIGSVTPPVGVAFFTAGAIAKVRLEKVAVAMLPYLVALFGLLFVLIIVPDITMYLPRVLGFSQ from the coding sequence ATGGAAAGCGTCATGCTTTTGATCATTCTGGTCGTGCTCATCATGATGGGGGCGCCGGTCGGGTTCACGATGATCCTGATCCCTGTGGTGTACATTCTGATCACCGATGCCGCGCCGATGATCCTGATACCAAGCCAGATGTTCAGCGCGATTGACTCGGTTCCGCTGACTGCGATCCCGTTCTTCATGTTGACGGGCGAATTGATGACAAGCGCGACGATCACGGATCGTTTGGTCGAACTAAGCCAGCGCCTGATTGGTCGGATGCGCGGATCCTTGGCGCAGGCGAATGTGCTGGTCAGCATGTTCTTTGCCGGGATGAATGGGTCAGTTGTGGCGGATACCGCAACAGTCGGATCGCTGATGATCCCTTCCATGAAAAAGGCCGGATATCCACCGGCCTTCGCGGCGGCGATCACCGCAGTGAGCTCCACAATCGGCGGCATCATCCCGCCCTCGATCATGATGATCGTTCTGGCAAACGCCGGGGGCATTTCGGTTGGCGCGCTATTCGCCGGAGGCATCGTTCCGGGCCTTCTGATCGGCCTGTTGTTGATGGTGATCAACTATATCATCGCCCGAAAGCATAATTTTGAACGCAGCGAGGAACCATTCAGCCTGAAGGCCATCGCTATCGTCGGCTATAAATCCTCGTTTGCCTTGCTGATCCCCATCGTGCTGGTCGGATCCGTTGTGTTTGGCATTGCAGGTGTGGTCGAGGCGGGCGCGTTGACTGCTACAATCGCCTTGTTGGTAGGCCTGTTTGTTTACCGCACGATCAACTGGGACAACTGCCAAAGTGCATTTGTCCGGGCTTTTCGAAATTCCGCGATGGTGTTCATCATAATTGCTGCCTCTGGCCCGTTCAGCTGGTTGCTGACCTCGCTTGGAGCGATTGGGCAACTAGAGGATTGGCTGCTTAGCTACACGGAAAACCCGTTGGTGTTTGCGCTGGTGCTGGTCTTGTTCATATGCCTGTTGGGCATGGTGATGGACTCGGCGGCCAATATCATCGTTGTTGGCCCGGTTCTCGTCGATGTGATGGTGAAAGCAGGTTACGCGGATGTACAGGCGGCACTGGTCGTGGTGGTCGGCTTTCTGATCGGGTCTGTAACGCCGCCAGTCGGTGTCGCATTCTTTACCGCCGGGGCAATTGCCAAAGTTCGGTTGGAAAAGGTCGCCGTGGCGATGCTGCCCTACCTTGTCGCATTGTTCGGGTTGCTGTTCGTGCTGATCATCGTACCGGACATCACCATGTATCTGCCGCGCGTTTTGGGGTTCTCGCAATGA
- a CDS encoding TRAP transporter small permease subunit, whose amino-acid sequence MLSAAVFIDRLVRRILTAFCAIFLFLMVAFTVYSVVMRYVFLNPPVWGDLLTVLSNIWLVFLALALTVRDRDHIALDLVYTWLPIKAAFAVQQFWSIVIFGLGLIMIIYGIEAVSTMGGKYWEMWYFAWEDGGFVFKPNYMPKKYAISIVPISGVLVSIAALASVIEDCVRFKTGTYQTASELDENMAG is encoded by the coding sequence ATGCTGTCCGCCGCCGTCTTCATCGACCGACTGGTTCGCAGGATTCTGACCGCGTTCTGTGCGATCTTCCTGTTCCTCATGGTCGCCTTCACGGTCTATTCCGTCGTGATGCGCTATGTCTTTCTGAACCCGCCCGTCTGGGGCGACTTGCTGACCGTGCTCAGCAATATCTGGCTGGTTTTCCTTGCATTGGCGCTGACGGTCAGAGACCGCGACCACATCGCACTGGACCTCGTCTATACGTGGCTTCCGATCAAAGCAGCCTTCGCTGTGCAACAATTCTGGTCCATTGTGATTTTTGGGCTGGGATTGATCATGATCATCTATGGGATCGAGGCCGTGTCGACCATGGGCGGCAAATACTGGGAGATGTGGTATTTCGCCTGGGAAGACGGCGGGTTCGTGTTCAAGCCGAATTACATGCCCAAGAAATACGCGATCTCCATCGTTCCGATCTCAGGTGTGCTCGTCAGTATCGCGGCACTGGCCTCGGTTATCGAAGACTGTGTACGGTTCAAGACCGGCACATATCAAACCGCCAGTGAGTTAGACGAAAATATGGCTGGCTAA
- a CDS encoding mandelate racemase/muconate lactonizing enzyme family protein, with the protein MKLRDLEVFVVAPPAPGWGGRYWIIPKLTTDTGVVGYGECYASSVGPDAMRAVIADVFERHMLDENPENIELMFRRVYSSGFTQRPDLTVMGAFSGLEIACWDILGKDRDRPVHALLGGRVNERIRAYSYLYPAPGSDLKRFWTSSEDHADVAAQMVADHGFTALKFDPAGPYTIHGGHQPSMPDISISVATCAAIRAAVGDKADLLFGTHGQFTTPGAIRLGNAIAPYNPLWYEEPVPPDNLIEFAAVAAGQPVPLATGERLTTKAEFGALLRLGGVKILQPALGRAGGIWEVKKIAAMAEVFNAEMALHLYAGPVEWAANIQLAASIPNLLIAETIGTGGGFHGDLIWHSFGWEDGYVIPPDLPGLGINFDEDLARAHPYSGDGLHLQMQEDPCDYHGGNSFEGGAPPRE; encoded by the coding sequence ATGAAACTGCGTGATCTTGAGGTTTTTGTCGTGGCGCCCCCCGCGCCGGGCTGGGGCGGGCGTTATTGGATTATTCCAAAGCTGACTACGGACACCGGCGTCGTTGGATATGGCGAATGCTATGCAAGTTCCGTTGGCCCGGACGCGATGCGTGCTGTTATTGCGGATGTGTTCGAACGCCACATGTTGGACGAGAACCCCGAGAATATCGAACTGATGTTCCGCCGTGTTTATTCAAGCGGTTTTACGCAACGCCCGGATCTGACCGTGATGGGGGCGTTTTCGGGGCTGGAGATTGCTTGCTGGGATATCCTCGGCAAGGACCGGGATCGCCCGGTGCATGCGCTGCTTGGCGGGCGGGTGAATGAGCGTATCCGGGCGTATTCATACCTCTATCCCGCGCCGGGATCGGATCTGAAACGCTTCTGGACCTCGTCCGAGGATCACGCCGATGTGGCCGCGCAGATGGTTGCGGATCACGGCTTTACGGCGCTGAAATTCGACCCCGCGGGGCCTTATACGATCCACGGCGGGCATCAGCCCTCGATGCCCGATATCTCGATCTCAGTGGCGACCTGCGCGGCAATTCGCGCGGCTGTGGGCGACAAGGCCGACCTGCTGTTTGGCACCCACGGGCAGTTCACCACGCCCGGCGCGATCCGGCTGGGCAACGCCATCGCGCCTTACAATCCGCTTTGGTACGAAGAACCGGTGCCGCCCGACAATCTGATTGAATTCGCCGCCGTAGCAGCCGGGCAGCCCGTGCCGTTGGCCACCGGAGAGCGTCTGACCACCAAGGCCGAATTCGGAGCGTTGCTGCGTCTGGGCGGGGTGAAGATCCTGCAACCGGCACTGGGACGCGCGGGCGGGATTTGGGAAGTCAAGAAAATCGCCGCCATGGCCGAGGTGTTCAACGCCGAAATGGCCCTGCATCTTTATGCCGGACCAGTGGAATGGGCGGCGAATATCCAGCTTGCCGCGTCGATCCCGAACCTGCTGATCGCCGAAACGATCGGTACTGGCGGCGGGTTCCATGGAGATCTGATCTGGCATAGTTTTGGCTGGGAAGACGGTTATGTGATCCCGCCGGACCTGCCCGGACTGGGGATCAACTTCGACGAGGATCTGGCGCGCGCGCACCCCTATTCCGGCGACGGGCTGCATCTGCAAATGCAGGAGGACCCCTGCGATTACCACGGCGGCAATTCCTTCGAAGGTGGTGCGCCGCCGAGGGAGTAG
- a CDS encoding alcohol dehydrogenase catalytic domain-containing protein has translation MRTIKAAVCHEFGQPLQIEYVQLAPPGPGEVQVDLVACAICHSDIAFADGIWDGDLPAVYGHEAAGHVAAVGEGVTGVKIGDPVLATLIRACGCCAPCAGGKPVLCNSPSTLSPLKTANGDPLSQGMAIGAFAEAVTVHQSQVVVIPDSIPMASASLLACGVITGVGAVVNAGGLRPGEDVVVIGAGGVGLNAIQGARIAGARRIVAVDLNEDKLDAALDFGATDAVLASGEAPWSDVKAAIGRGADLVAVTVGAIPAYNLAPRYLAAGGRIVMVGMPASEAEASYIPVNFAAVGQGMVGSKMGDVVLSRDIPWLVDIYGQGRLKLDELVSATYSLDRINAAIIDAKAGGARRNVILFDEG, from the coding sequence TTGCGAACCATCAAAGCTGCTGTCTGCCACGAATTCGGACAACCCTTGCAAATCGAATACGTTCAGCTGGCACCGCCAGGACCGGGCGAGGTGCAGGTGGACCTTGTTGCCTGCGCGATCTGTCATTCCGATATCGCCTTCGCTGATGGTATCTGGGATGGTGATCTGCCTGCTGTTTATGGCCATGAAGCCGCGGGCCATGTCGCAGCCGTCGGTGAAGGCGTTACCGGCGTGAAAATCGGCGATCCGGTTCTGGCGACCCTGATCCGCGCCTGCGGGTGCTGCGCCCCCTGCGCTGGTGGCAAGCCGGTGCTGTGCAACAGCCCCTCAACGCTCAGCCCGTTGAAAACTGCGAATGGCGATCCACTGTCACAAGGCATGGCCATCGGGGCCTTTGCCGAGGCTGTGACAGTGCACCAGTCGCAGGTTGTTGTGATACCGGACAGTATCCCGATGGCGTCGGCCAGCCTGCTGGCCTGCGGGGTCATCACCGGCGTTGGCGCGGTGGTCAATGCGGGCGGTTTGCGACCTGGCGAAGATGTGGTGGTGATCGGGGCCGGCGGCGTCGGGCTTAACGCAATTCAGGGCGCGCGCATTGCCGGGGCGCGGCGGATTGTGGCGGTCGATCTGAACGAGGACAAGCTGGACGCCGCACTCGATTTTGGCGCAACCGACGCGGTTTTGGCCAGTGGTGAGGCACCCTGGAGCGACGTGAAAGCGGCCATCGGGCGTGGCGCCGATCTGGTGGCGGTCACGGTTGGTGCGATCCCGGCGTATAACCTTGCCCCGCGCTATCTGGCTGCGGGCGGACGGATCGTGATGGTGGGCATGCCCGCGTCCGAGGCCGAAGCCAGCTATATCCCGGTCAACTTTGCGGCTGTTGGGCAGGGCATGGTCGGTTCGAAAATGGGTGACGTTGTGTTGTCGCGCGATATTCCCTGGCTGGTTGATATTTACGGGCAAGGGCGATTGAAACTGGATGAGTTGGTTTCGGCCACATATTCGCTGGATCGGATCAATGCCGCCATCATCGACGCAAAAGCCGGTGGCGCGCGCCGCAATGTGATTCTGTTTGATGAAGGTTAG
- a CDS encoding adenylosuccinate lyase family protein, protein MPASPLDSAIYRQLFGDAEVAKLFTDSAEVRAMLVVEGALAKAQGALGMIPETAAAAIHRDAMEVVIDPAALAAETGRSAVPVPALVDAFRTAMQAPDHAQFVHWGATSQDIIETGLTLRLRQALVIAEGRLIATAKTLGTLAKTHSETPMAGRTYGQIATPTSFGAVVAGWGEPLLRHHERLSDLRPRLLHVTLAGAAGTLSAMGPDGPKVRAAMARALDLSDTEASHHATRDHIGELAGWCTLVTGSLGKMGEDLTLLSQSGIAEVSLGATGSSSTMPQKQNPVAPSVLVALANAANALNSGLQGALVHRQQRDGGAWLTEWLLLPQLILTTTKALAVAQSLADTIAPDVDAMAANLDDGLGLIHAEALSFALATTLSRPKAQAEIKRLAAAARASGTPLPELVAAAHPGTALPDTQAQLGTAPDQARAFAARAGKF, encoded by the coding sequence ATGCCCGCCAGCCCGCTTGACAGCGCCATCTATCGTCAGCTGTTCGGCGATGCTGAGGTTGCGAAACTATTCACCGACAGCGCTGAGGTGCGTGCCATGCTGGTGGTCGAAGGCGCGCTGGCCAAGGCGCAGGGCGCGTTGGGGATGATCCCGGAAACTGCCGCCGCCGCGATTCACCGCGACGCGATGGAGGTGGTTATCGACCCCGCTGCGCTGGCGGCAGAAACCGGGCGCAGCGCCGTGCCCGTCCCCGCGCTGGTCGACGCGTTCCGCACCGCGATGCAGGCCCCGGATCACGCGCAGTTTGTGCATTGGGGCGCGACGTCGCAGGATATCATCGAAACCGGCCTGACCCTGCGCCTGCGTCAGGCGCTGGTGATCGCCGAGGGACGTCTGATCGCGACCGCCAAGACGTTGGGAACACTGGCAAAGACCCACAGCGAAACGCCAATGGCGGGCCGTACCTACGGTCAGATCGCCACGCCCACGTCCTTTGGTGCTGTGGTCGCAGGTTGGGGTGAACCGTTGCTCAGACACCATGAGCGGCTGTCTGACCTGCGCCCGCGCCTGTTGCATGTGACCCTTGCCGGGGCGGCCGGAACCCTGTCGGCGATGGGGCCGGATGGTCCAAAGGTACGGGCCGCGATGGCCAGGGCGCTAGACCTGTCGGACACAGAAGCCTCCCACCATGCCACCCGCGATCACATCGGCGAACTCGCTGGATGGTGCACGCTGGTTACCGGCAGTCTGGGCAAGATGGGTGAGGACCTGACCCTGCTGTCGCAATCCGGCATTGCCGAGGTCAGCCTCGGCGCGACCGGCAGTTCGTCCACGATGCCGCAAAAACAGAACCCGGTGGCGCCTTCGGTTCTGGTCGCATTGGCGAATGCGGCCAATGCGCTGAACAGCGGGCTGCAGGGCGCGCTGGTGCATCGTCAGCAGCGCGACGGTGGTGCGTGGCTGACCGAGTGGCTGTTGCTGCCGCAATTGATCCTGACGACGACCAAAGCGCTGGCGGTTGCACAATCCCTCGCCGATACAATCGCGCCTGATGTGGATGCGATGGCCGCGAACCTCGACGATGGGCTTGGTCTGATCCACGCCGAGGCGCTGTCTTTCGCGCTTGCCACCACCCTGTCCCGCCCAAAGGCACAAGCCGAGATCAAGCGCCTTGCGGCTGCTGCGCGCGCATCTGGCACCCCCCTGCCCGAGTTGGTCGCCGCCGCGCATCCCGGCACCGCCCTGCCGGACACCCAAGCACAGCTTGGCACTGCCCCGGATCAGGCGCGCGCCTTCGCCGCGCGCGCAGGCAAGTTCTGA
- a CDS encoding 3-keto-5-aminohexanoate cleavage protein — protein MTTPCIICVAITGSVPQKSDNPAVPITIAEQIASTREAFESGASIAHCHVRNDDGTTTSDPEKFAALKRGIEDACPGMIVQLSTGGRSGAGRERGGMLPLRPDMASLTVGSNNFPTRVYENPPDLVDWLASEMRTYDVLPEIEAFDLSHIHQAVKMHGDGRLVGQLYVQFVMGVKNAMPVDRETFDFYVKTVKRLAPDAQWCAAGIGPGQILLNQWCIEAGGHTRTGLEDNIKLDRTTLAPSNAALVRRTADLCAKHNRPVATPEQARRILGLRAA, from the coding sequence ATGACCACCCCCTGCATCATCTGCGTCGCCATCACCGGGTCGGTCCCGCAGAAATCCGACAACCCGGCCGTGCCGATCACAATTGCCGAACAGATCGCCAGCACCCGCGAAGCATTCGAATCGGGCGCCTCAATCGCCCATTGTCACGTGCGCAACGACGATGGCACCACCACATCAGACCCCGAAAAATTCGCCGCCTTGAAACGCGGCATCGAAGATGCCTGCCCCGGCATGATTGTTCAGCTGTCCACCGGCGGACGCTCGGGCGCGGGCAGGGAACGGGGCGGGATGCTGCCTCTGCGTCCAGACATGGCCAGCTTGACCGTCGGTTCAAACAACTTCCCGACGCGGGTCTACGAAAACCCGCCCGATCTGGTTGACTGGCTGGCCAGTGAAATGCGCACCTATGATGTCCTGCCCGAGATCGAGGCCTTCGATCTGTCGCATATCCATCAGGCCGTGAAGATGCACGGCGACGGTCGGTTGGTCGGGCAGCTTTATGTGCAATTCGTCATGGGCGTGAAAAATGCCATGCCCGTGGATCGGGAGACCTTCGATTTCTACGTGAAAACCGTAAAGCGCCTGGCCCCGGACGCCCAGTGGTGCGCCGCCGGAATCGGCCCCGGGCAGATCCTGCTGAACCAATGGTGTATCGAGGCGGGCGGCCACACCCGCACCGGGCTTGAGGATAACATCAAGCTGGACCGCACCACTCTGGCCCCGTCTAACGCCGCACTGGTCCGGCGGACCGCCGATCTTTGCGCCAAACACAACCGACCCGTTGCCACCCCAGAACAGGCGCGCAGGATCCTGGGGCTCAGGGCCGCCTGA
- the pcaG gene encoding protocatechuate 3,4-dioxygenase subunit alpha codes for MTRIDRLHESPSQTAGPYVHIGCVPNFCGIKGIYSEDLGARMVNDQTDGQRITITGTIFDGTGTPLKDALVEVWQADAAGLYNSPSETRGTADRNFAGWGRAAGDYATGEWRFDTVMPGAVPFPDGRMQSPHITFWIAARGVNLGLQTRMYFPDQDNSADPVLSRIEHQSRIPTLIAEQVDASTYRFNIRLQGDRETIFFDL; via the coding sequence ATGACCCGGATTGATCGGCTGCACGAAAGCCCCAGCCAGACCGCAGGGCCCTATGTCCACATTGGCTGCGTGCCCAATTTCTGCGGGATCAAAGGCATCTATTCGGAAGATCTTGGCGCAAGGATGGTCAATGACCAGACAGACGGTCAGCGGATCACCATCACCGGCACCATTTTCGACGGAACCGGCACGCCGTTGAAGGATGCGTTGGTCGAGGTCTGGCAGGCGGATGCTGCGGGCCTGTACAACAGCCCGTCAGAAACACGTGGCACGGCTGACAGGAATTTCGCCGGCTGGGGCCGCGCAGCGGGTGATTACGCGACCGGGGAGTGGCGCTTTGACACCGTCATGCCGGGCGCTGTGCCCTTCCCGGATGGCCGGATGCAATCGCCGCACATCACATTCTGGATCGCTGCAAGGGGGGTCAATTTGGGGCTTCAGACCCGGATGTACTTCCCGGATCAGGATAACTCTGCCGATCCGGTCCTGTCACGAATCGAACATCAAAGCCGGATTCCGACGCTGATCGCCGAGCAGGTGGATGCGTCAACCTATCGCTTCAATATTCGCCTGCAAGGCGATCGCGAAACAATCTTTTTCGACCTCTGA